From Debaryomyces hansenii CBS767 chromosome C complete sequence, a single genomic window includes:
- a CDS encoding DEHA2C04400p (similar to uniprot|P53164 Saccharomyces cerevisiae YGL067w NPY1 NADHpyrophosphatase I), with product MGVFSKIPRLSIRFQSSISKSKQDSYYKMSGNVLNPIHGQDHSSYFGAEIVNRVSFLREDSDFISNSVAHDSTRFIFFDKTNPLINKGGDQKLVMLTNGDHQLGAKESVKKGIFSLESWRKTIEDWSSGNKDQDPGLRDNNMPTFLFLGLEDESVGLNLSSLKSVEDPDNGSEEKYLDYQGRYQGIPYYAVDLSQSTELQNTIINHVAESNGIDKSNLIFSHSRKHYLGFSPKEAALYSHGKMFLDWLSRNRFCPGCGSRVIPIHAGGKLRCTNEETEGMNENDEIQYVCPVRNATVSNVSFPRTDAVVITAITNTERTKVLLSLAKRYADTKLYACTAGFMEPSETVEVATKREIWEETGVVCSDINIVSTQPWPFPGNLMIGCLGVVEFNGVNEVIHLGHDRELADARWFDVGFIKTLINGTNDQTTNPEGLLLPSKESIAFSLIKMVVDQASEPSNKL from the coding sequence atggGCGTTTTCAGTAAGATACCAAGACTTTCGATTCGATTTCAATCATCAATCAGTAAGCTGAAACAAGATAGTTATTATAAGATGTCGGGTAACGTATTAAATCCTATTCATGGACAAGATCATAGCTCATACTTTGGAGCAGAGATAGTTAACAGAGTTTCGTTCCTAAGGGAAGATAGTGACTTTATTAGTAATAGTGTTGCTCATGATTCAACAagattcatcttcttcgatAAGACCAATCCATTGATCAACAAAGGCGGCGATCAAAAGTTGGTAATGTTGACAAATGGTGACCATCAATTGGGAGCAAAAGAATCGGTGAAAAAGGGAATATTTTCGCTTGAATCGTGGCGTAAGACAATCGAAGACTGGAGCAGTGGTAATAAAGATCAAGATCCAGGATTACGTGATAATAACATGCCTACGTTCTTATTTTTAGGGTTGGAAGATGAAAGTGTCGGGTTGAATTTACTGAGCTTGAAATCTGTGGAGGACCCGGATAATGGGTcggaagaaaaatatttggacTACCAAGGAAGATACCAAGGTATCCCATACTATGCGGTTGACTTATCACAATCCACTGAGTTACAGAACACGATTATCAATCATGTTGCTGAATCTAATGGCATTGATAAGAGCAACTTAATTTTCAGCCACTCCAGAAAACACTATCTTGGGTTCTCTCCAAAAGAGGCTGCATTATATTCACATGGAAAAATGTTCTTGGACTGGCTTTCTAGAAACAGGTTTTGTCCTGGGTGTGGTTCTAGAGTCATTCCTATTCACGCTGGTGGTAAGTTGAGATGTACCAACGAAGAAACTGAAGGAATGAATGAAAACGATGAAATCCAATACGTGTGCCCCGTTAGAAATGCCACCGTTTCTAATGTGTCGTTTCCAAGAACTGATGCAGTTGTCATAACTGCCATTACCAATACTGAAAGGACCAAGGTGTTGCTATCGCTAGCCAAACGCTACGCCGACACGAAACTTTATGCATGTACTGCTGGGTTTATGGAACCGTCGGAAACCGTTGAAGTTGCTACCAAGAGAGAAATCTGGGAAGAAACCGGAGTTGTTTGTTCGGACATAAATATTGTTCTGACACAACCATGGCCTTTCCCCGGCAACTTGATGATTGGTTGTCTTGGAGTAGTAGAATTCAATGGCGTCAATGAAGTTATTCATTTGGGTCATGATAGAGAATTGGCAGACGCAAGATGGTTTGATGTTGGGTTTATCAAGACATTGATCAACGGAACTAATGATCAAACGACCAATCCAGAAGGTTTACTACTTCCAAGCAAAGAGTCTATCGCATTTCTGTTAATCAAGATGGTTGTAGATCAAGCGTCCGAACCATCGAACAAGTTATAG
- a CDS encoding DEHA2C04466p (similar to uniprot|P53125 Saccharomyces cerevisiae YGL133w ITC1 subunit of ISW2 chromatin remodelling complex) — MVLYKRKQVTFIRAPEVPSDLNTEVFHIAATKEWFLTYEDYLQRMDYYHRKKFVCEITGNSCLTFFQAIESETKEIHEVERNFPEALKEHILRFLQFNRITRLDQLVDKVYSVFKNDYFPGETIILKGSILNGQTESGTRQRGTIKEKIQYSNPSDGLLTKYLVVRANDQKQAIVINEKISRDRNHFTKWLIKAFIKLTMTRSHKVGAPWVVKNKFAKKYRINQKYPDDLKHFQSSTPSGDIMYEGDELPSAALEVPNGYRKLAKKPAASSSKNLKKKAALNSILDEPPPVMTQEDDIKKRIPPHHIPDVLSEVDEDAHKSSPQPAYPTSKKSAVSDLNLKFNLQYSKPIPEVLAVPENAKSWNNHLIQKHKEEQETDTKLDPEMEDEIKRLGVRSVKSIQDALETWVFLNVYHSVLKLDTFTFDDFIYAMGWTHDQFKRIGRCELLDEIWCAVLGAIVSNEVPKNKSLKLDSDVIYGLQITLPAEDSYINPPSKDDNENEIGLEERGSDTDIEENILKSEDDADNDESHESLEIINGSKDNAKVKSEQEVKLDDENDGDDEEEEEEEEEGNDENENEDELDEDEDREHNAYIVMNYRNIPWHERLRKRNFRDGNWQCILLGVLSLVEYVPAFKPAIDKVYRVLAPIDMPPTSSTVMNQFYNALDIDLKLQVLSILVSLLMNGTQVRNYIDECLDSSTVLRRNRLDNIRDYKVAYDLAQKLHVEIHEKLMNAKEEMENAKSKSKSKSKNKSKGKDSQTAVNTDAVKRRMPRLNLQTFEMTEQESKLAEDDKGFKDLCEQRKEALLSIEKYKQTKRQLEKQLNEIDCQRVKLLGKDRLYNRYWWFENNGLPTLHSNTNDVDDNDDDENTAANMNNDEDDDNDDDNAVLDETYLMGKLWVQGPSNEDLRIHFESNLEDIDKYHNLYLNYEQELENFYKCNNDQGEDNEDFKENNKEPFKQMNFNKLPLGFRSMSSEMFGLSFEPNQVTKLLPDSKEKDIVIDHLGGLTVSSLVNYLTPLQRKVLEENPDPLFSGSYWRFYDKPEQVTKLIGWLNPWGEREASLRKELLVVKEAIVQSMAARRKALSLDQQETKELELEHNIHQVTEKLKSLGKDIDSISNSNEDEAESEEVQEEEDEENEDELRVGRNKRSRNKVVPSKRQKTKSFADIIGSDNINELSKLYSDLLNELQEAKEEKELSRVLEWVNSKAIDKFDRSLYEGGDKSKARTKSNK, encoded by the coding sequence ATGGTTTTATACAAGCGAAAACAGGTTACGTTTATAAGGGCACCAGAGGTGCCCTCCGATTTGAATACGGAGGTTTTTCACATAGCGGCGACGAAGGAATGGTTTCTTACGTATGAGGATTATTTGCAGAGAATGGACTATTATCATCGGAAAAAATTTGTCTGTGAAATCACCGGGAACTCATGCTTGACGTTTTTCCAAGCGATTGAGAGTGAGACCAAGGAAATACACGAGGTGGAACGAAATTTTCCAGAGGCTTTGAAGGAACATATATTGAGGTTTTTGCAGTTCAACCGCATCACGCGGTTGGACCAGTTGGTCGACAAGGTGTACCTGGTGTTTAAGAACGACTATTTTCCAGGAGAGACgattattttgaaaggGTCGATTCTTAACGGACAGACTGAGTCGGGGACGAGACAGAGAGGCACGATTAAGGAAAAAATCCAGTATAGTAATCCGTCAGACGGGTTGTTGACGAAATATCTTGTGGTTCGGGCAAACGACCAGAAACAAGCGATAGTCATAAACGAAAAGATATCACGAGACAGAAACCATTTCACGAAATGGCTTATTAAGGCATTTATAAAGTTAACTATGACCAGATCGCATAAGGTAGGCGCCCCATGGGTGGTAAAAAATAAGTTTGCTAAGAAATACAGAATCAACCAGAAATATCCTGACGATTTGAAACATTTTCAATCGTCCACTCCGAGTGGTGATATTATGTACGAAGGCGACGAGTTACCGTCAGCAGCATTAGAGGTTCCTAATGGATACCGTAAATTGGCCAAGAAGCCTGCTGCTTCTTCGtcgaagaatttaaagaaaaaagcTGCTTTGAATAGTATATTGGATGAACCACCACCGGTAATGACCCAAGAAGATGATATAAAGAAGAGAATTCCACCTCACCACATTCCTGATGTCTTGTCAGAAGTTGACGAGGATGCACATAAGTCAAGTCCTCAGCCAGCTTATCCTACGTCCAAGAAGCTGGCAGTGAGCGATTTGAAtcttaaattcaatttacaGTACTCAAAGCCTATTCCTGAAGTCCTAGCTGTACCAGAGAATGCTAAGAGTTGGAACAATCATTTAATCCAAAAACATAaggaagaacaagaaacCGATACAAAATTGGACCCTGAAATGGAAGACGAGATCAAGCGTCTTGGAGTCAGGAGTGTCAAATCAATTCAGGATGCGTTGGAGACTTGGGTATTCTTAAATGTGTATCACTCTGTTTTAAAGTTAGATACATTTacatttgatgattttatatatgCCATGGGTTGGACTCATGACCAATTCAAAAGGATTGGTAGATGTGAACTATTGGATGAAATATGGTGTGCTGTCCTCGGGGCTATAGTGTCAAATGAAGTACCAAAGAACAAGTCCTTGAAGCTTGATAGCGACGTCATATATGGATTACAAATTACCTTACCCGCGGAAGATTCATATATCAATCCCCCCTCAAAGGATGACAACGAAAACGAAATTGGTCTCGAAGAGAGAGGTTCCGATACTGACatcgaagaaaatatattgaaaagtgAAGACGATGCTGATAATGACGAAAGCCACGAGTCGCTCGAAATAATCAACGGTTCTAAAGATAACGCAAAAGTTAAATCTGAACAAGAAGTGAAACTCGATGATGAGAATGAtggtgatgatgaagaggaagaagaagaagaagaagaaggtaacgatgaaaatgaaaatgaggATGAACtcgatgaagatgaagatcGTGAACATAATGCATATATTGTCATGAATTATCGTAATATTCCATGGCACGAGCGCCTTCGTAAAAGAAATTTCAGAGACGGTAATTGGCAGTGTATTTTACTTGGTGTATTATCGCTAGTTGAATATGTGCCCGCTTTTAAACCAGCCATTGATAAGGTGTACCGCGTATTGGCGCCTATTGATATGCCACCAACTTCCAGTACTgtaatgaatcaattttacAATGCTCTAGATATCGACTTGAAATTACAGGTTTTAAGCATTCttgtttcattattaatgaatggTACGCAGGTTAGAAATTACATTGATGAATGCTTGGATTCATCTACTGTTTTGAGACGTAATAGGTTGGACAATATAAGAGACTACAAGGTTGCATACGATTTAGCGCAGAAATTACACGTTGAAATACATGAGAAGTTAATGAACGCAAAAGAAGAGATGGAGAACGCTAAATCCAAATCCAAGTCTAAGTCTAAGAATAAACTGAAAGGAAAAGATTCGCAAACTGCCGTTAATACTGATGCAGTTAAGAGAAGAATGCCTAGGCTCAATTTACAGACGTTTGAAATGACTGAACAAGAAAGCAAATTAGCCGAAGATGATAAGGGATTCAAGGACCTTTGTGAGCAAAGGAAGGAAGCATTGCTTAGTATTGAAAAGTATAAGCAAACTAAGCGTCAACTTGAAAAGCAATTGAATGAAATAGATTGCCAAAGAGTCAAGTTATTGGGAAAGGATCgtttatataatagataTTGGTggtttgaaaataatggtTTGCCTACATTGCACAGTAATACAAATGACGtggatgataatgatgacgatgaaaatACAGCTGCCAATATGAATaacgatgaagacgatgataatgatgatgataatgcaGTTTTGGACGAAACTTACCTTATGGGGAAATTATGGGTTCAAGGTCCTTCGAATGAAGATTTAAGGATACATTTCGAGTCAAAtttagaagatattgataaataccATAATTTGTACTTGAATTATGAAcaagaattggaaaatttttataaatgCAACAACGACCAAGGAGAAGATAATGAGGATTTTAAAGAGAACAATAAGGAACCGTTCAAGCAaatgaatttcaataaattgcCTCTTGGTTTCCGTAGTATGAGTTCCGAAATGTTTGGATTGTCATTTGAGCCTAATCAGGttacaaaattattgcCGGACTCAAAAGAGAAGGATATAGTGATCGACCATTTAGGAGGCCTAACTGTCTCATCATTAGTTAACTACTTGACTCCATTGCAACGTAAAGTTCTAGAAGAGAACCCAGATCCTTTATTTAGTGGATCATACTGGAGATTCTATGACAAGCCGGAACAAGtaacaaaattaattggCTGGTTGAATCCTTGGGGTGAAAGAGAAGCTCTGTTGCgtaaagaattattagttGTTAAGGAAGCGATAGTTCAAAGTATGGCGGCTAGAAGAAAAGCATTATCTTTAGATCAGCAAGAAACTAAGGAGTTGGAGTTAGAACATAATATTCATCAGGTGACTGAAAAGCTAAAGTCTTTAGGTAAAGATATTGACTCAATATCTAATCtgaatgaagatgaagctGAATCAGAAGAAgtacaagaagaagaggatgaggagaatgaagatgaattaagAGTTGGTCGTAACAAGCGTCTGAGAAACAAAGTAGTTCCCTCGAAACGTCAAAAGACCAAGTCGTTCGCTGATATAATAGGTAGCGACAACATAAATGAATTGTCCAAATTATATTCGGACTTGTTGAATGAATTACAAGaagcaaaagaagaaaaagaactATCCCGAGTTCTAGAGTGGGTTAATTCCAAAGCCATCGATAAATTTGATAGGTCACTTTATGAAGGAGGCGATAAGTCTAAGGCTAGAACTAAATCGAACAAATAA
- a CDS encoding DEHA2C04488p (similar to uniprot|P25377 Saccharomyces cerevisiae YCR105w ADH7 NADPH-dependent cinnamyl alcohol dehydrogenase or uniprot|Q04894 Saccharomyces cerevisiae YMR318c ADH6 NADPH-dependent cinnamyl alcohol dehydrogenase) yields the protein MTIPQYFKGFAVDKPENWNKPKLVEYKPKELASHDVVLENICCGLCGSDIHTIKGAWKPLNRDDLVVGHEIVGKVIAVGKDVKDIKIGDRCGVGACSKSCMDCERCETDNEQYCPRKVSTYNAKDFDTGYISQGGYSSHSIAHEQYVFPIPDALESAVAAPLMCAGLTVFSPLVRNLGEDAKGKTVGIIGIGGLGHLAIQFANALGANVVAFSRSSSKKDQAIEMGAHDFIATGEQKNWKSNNADKFDFILNCASGIDGLNLNDYLSVLKVDAKFVSVGLPPVGDTFEVSPFSFIGNACSFGGSLLGSKREALYMLQLSAEKNIKPWIEEVPITAESCGTALTRCDEGDVRYRFVFTEFDKAFS from the coding sequence ATGACTATCCCACAGTATTTCAAAGGATTTGCCGTAGATAAGCCAGAGAACTGGAACAAGCCGAAGTTGGTAGAATACAAGCCAAAGGAGTTGGCATCCCATGATGTTGTGTTGGAAAACATCTGCTGCGGATTATGTGGTAGTGACATTCACACCATCAAGGGTGCATGGAAGCCACTCAATAGAGACGATCTTGTTGTTGGACACGAAATAGTTGGTAAGGTTATTGCTGTCGGTAAGGACGTCAAGGACATCAAGATAGGGGACAGATGCGGTGTTGGTGCCTGCTCCAAGTCTTGTATGGACTGTGAAAGATGTGAAACAGACAACGAACAGTACTGTCCTCGAAAGGTGAGTACTTACAATGCTAAGGACTTCGATACTGGCTACATCTCCCAAGGTGGTTACTCTTCTCATTCTATCGCACACGAACAATATGTTTTCCCAATTCCAGACGCATTAGAATCAGCCGTTGCGGCTCCATTGATGTGTGCTGGTTTGACCGTGTTTTCTCCATTGGTCAGAAACCTTGGTGAAGATGCAAAGGGTAAGACTGTTGGTATCATCGGTATTGGTGGTTTAGGACACTTGGCTATCCAATTCGCTAATGCTTTAGGTGCTAACGTTGTTGCCTTCTCCAGATCATCTTCCAAGAAGGACCAAGCAATAGAAATGGGTGCCCACGACTTTATTGCTACTGGTGAACAAAAGAACTGGAAGAGCAACAACGCTGATAAATTCGATTTTATCTTAAACTGTGCATCCGGTATTGACGGCTTAAACTTGAACGATTACTTGTCTGTTTTGAAAGTGGATGCTAAGTTCGTTTCTGTTGGTTTACCACCAGTTGGTGACACCTTCGAAGTTTCTCCATTCAGTTTCATTGGTAATGCATGTAGTTTCGGTGGTTCCTTACTTGGTTCCAAGAGAGAAGCCTTGTACATGTTGCAATTATCAGCTGAAAAGAACATTAAGCCATGGATTGAAGAAGTTCCAATTACTGCGGAAAGTTGTGGTACCGCTTTAACTAGGTGTGATGAAGGTGATGTTAGATATAGATTCGTCTTCACCGAATTCGACAAAGCCTTTAGTTAG
- a CDS encoding DEHA2C04422p (similar to CA2896|IPF14981 Candida albicans), translating to MSETALICGHRGFKGKYTENTLYSFDKCYETGATLIETDLWITKDGVLVISHDNNTKRVFCGPNGEVADFDILDSTYDEIKDLQTIETGERLLTFNDVLDWFVHYIKTHDNSNGHKLMLDIKKLNPAKIVKYLIKDLLKVNDDIGWWLHRVILGVWDLGIIKFLNQEGYFQNVFAAGSKNTLGYKQFDIFHISVSWKDSLHYINYNSYVDTLPKDGSVMFKATGVSIIYLSTWSTRFLTKFIPRLKSQRMKLYMWTINTFDQFEYLMNIGKIARISEYGIITDYPQRMMIYRDKHLGFPDSDNEIATEITRLTESIDRYDTENEPATVQLTVKQRIMYLFYKSFNYIGGAKRVTDEELQFDSFVDEDKRQPIKVNKFFLWIFATCQKYGVF from the coding sequence ATGAGTGAAACTGCCCTCATATGCGGACATAGAGGGTTTAAAGGTAAATATACTGAGAATACCCTTTATTCTTTCGATAAATGCTATGAGACTGGTGCTACCTTGATAGAAACTGACCTATGGATTACAAAAGACGGGGTTTTAGTCATTTCCCATGACAACAATACAAAAAGAGTATTTTGTGGTCCCAACGGCGAAGTCGCAGATTTTGACATATTGGATTCTACTTACGACGAGATCAAAGACTTGCAAACTATTGAAACAGGAGAACGGTTATTAACGTTTAATGATGTGTTAGACTGGTTTGTTCACTACATTAAAACTCATGACAACTCAAATGGGCACAAGTTGATGTTGGacatcaagaaattgaaccCTGCGAAGATTgttaaatatttgatcaaAGACTTGTTGAAGGTTAACGATGATATTGGATGGTGGTTACATAGAGTTATTTTAGGGGTATGGGATCTCGgaatcatcaaatttttgAACCAAGAAGGCTACTTCCAAAACGTTTTTGCGGCCGGTTCCAAGAATACATTGGGCTATAAacaatttgatattttccaTATTTCTGTCTCGTGGAAAGACTCGCTCCATTATATCAACTACAATTCGTATGTGGATACCTTGCCGAAAGATGGATCTGTAATGTTCAAGGCTACCGGTGTGTCGATTATATATTTGCTGACCTGGTCTACCAGATTCTTGACAAAATTTATTCCTCGTTTGAAATCGCAACGCATGAAGTTATATATGTGGACCATAAATACCTTTGATCAATTTGAGTACTTGATGAACATAGGTAAAATAGCCCGCATTTCAGAATATGGGATTATAACTGATTATCCCCAACGTATGATGATTTATCGCGATAAGCACCTTGGTTTCCCAGATtcagataatgaaatagcTACTGAGATCACAAGATTAACGGAATCTATTGATCGATACGATACTGAAAATGAACCAGCTACGGTTCAGTTAACAGTGAAACAAAGAATCATGTATCTCTTCTACAAGAGTTTTAATTATATAGGTGGGGCAAAAAGAGTTACCGATGAAGAATTACAGTTCGACTCGTTTGTCGACGAAGATAAGAGACAGCCTATCAAGGTTAATAAGTTCTTCCTTTGGATCTTTGCTACTTGCCAAAAGTATGGAGTTTTCTAG
- a CDS encoding DEHA2C04444p (similar to CA2516|IPF4301 Candida albicans): MFSSLLPKPKYSSHEPTSRIKLKKVRAHEKSNQLVKLPENKSDIKVTHNPSNSESTISQLHLNPDGTLNYNLTIASSNSNSRKVQSSYEDTIPLKVKFPNLKHHFPRYTVETCPDDSLKECVEDTKAAINKMINEKMGVDEKTNNKKDDVTYIKYTSNNLVNDPEGSDDERGRERIIQIRNYQEDPMLPPKFKLRKNRHKNPSPPPPLLKSSNNEQTSKLTKEDQAKWQIPSAISNWKNNQGFTISLDKRMVAANGGSELATNDVNLEKFGELSQALENADKQAREEIKIRSEMLKQLAIKEQHEKENKLKELADIARSKKLNNKRPPNGDYDDVKKKTKY, encoded by the coding sequence ATGTTCAGTTCATTACTACCCAAGCCTAAATACTCATCACATGAGCCTACTTCgagaataaaattaaagaaggTTCGTGCTCATGAAAAGTCGAATCAGCTTGTAAAGTTGCCCGAAAATAAGTCTGATATAAAGGTAACGCATAACCCTAGTAACTCAGAATCTACGATCTCCCAATTACATTTAAACCCAGATGGAACTTTAAATTACAACTTAACTATTGCATCTTCTAATAGCAACTCAAGAAAAGTGCAATCATCATATGAAGATACCATACCGCTAAAAGTAAAGTTCCCAAACTTGAAGCATCATTTCCCAAGATACACAGTTGAAACATGTCCGGATGACTCATTGAAAGAATGTGTTGAAGATACAAAAGCTGCAATCAATAAGATGATAAATGAAAAGATGGGGGTAGATGAAAAGACTAATAACAAGAAAGACGATGTGACatacataaaatatacaagTAATAACTTAGTAAACGATCCAGAAGGAAGTGACGATGAAAGAGGAAGAGAACgtattattcaaattcgaAACTATCAAGAAGATCCAATGTTACCACCTAAGTTCAAATTGCGGAAAAATAGACATAAGAATCCATCACCACCTCCaccattattgaaaagtaGTAATAACGAACAAACTAGCAAATTAACAAAAGAGGACCAAGCCAAGTGGCAAATCCCATCAGCTATATCCAATTGGAAAAATAATCAAGGTTTTACGATATCATTAGATAAAAGGATGGTTGCGGCTAATGGAGGATCAGAATTAGCCACTAATGATGTAAATTTAGAGAAGTTTGGTGAGTTATCCCAAGCGTTAGAGAATGCGGATAAACAAGCcagagaagaaataaaaatacgGAGCGAAATGTTAAAACAATTAGCCATTAAGGAACAACATGAAAAGgagaataaattaaagGAATTGGCAGATATTGCCAGAAgtaagaaattaaataataagagACCACCCAACGGAGATTATGATGATGTTAAGAAAAAAACGAAATATTGA